A region of Pseudomonas sp. Marseille-Q3773 DNA encodes the following proteins:
- the ftsE gene encoding cell division ATP-binding protein FtsE — protein MIRFEQVAKRYPNGHVGLHELSFRARRGEFLFVTGHSGAGKSTLLRLLLAMERPTSGKLMLAGQDLGQISNAQIPFLRRQIGVVFQNHQLLFDRTVFNNIALPLQILGLSKAEVAKRVDSALERVSLADKGELFPADLSTGQQQRVGIARAIVHQPALLLADEPTGNLDPRLAAEIMGVFEDINRLGTTVLIASHDLALIARMRHRMLTLQRGRLIGDGEAGQ, from the coding sequence ATGATCCGATTCGAACAGGTTGCCAAGCGTTATCCCAATGGTCATGTGGGTTTGCATGAGCTGAGTTTCCGGGCGCGCCGGGGCGAATTCCTGTTCGTCACCGGCCACTCGGGTGCTGGCAAAAGTACCCTGCTGCGTCTGCTGCTGGCCATGGAACGTCCGACCAGCGGCAAGCTGATGCTGGCCGGGCAGGACCTGGGGCAGATCAGCAATGCACAGATCCCGTTCCTGCGTCGGCAGATTGGCGTGGTGTTCCAGAACCATCAGCTGTTGTTCGATCGCACGGTGTTCAACAACATCGCCTTGCCGCTGCAGATTCTCGGTTTGTCCAAGGCCGAGGTGGCCAAGCGCGTGGACTCGGCCCTGGAGCGCGTGTCGCTGGCCGACAAAGGCGAGCTGTTCCCGGCCGACCTGTCCACCGGCCAGCAACAGCGGGTAGGTATCGCTCGCGCCATCGTGCATCAGCCAGCCTTGCTGCTGGCCGACGAACCGACCGGTAACCTCGATCCGCGCCTGGCTGCGGAGATCATGGGCGTGTTCGAGGACATCAACCGCCTGGGCACCACGGTATTGATCGCCAGCCACGACCTGGCACTGATTGCGCGCATGCGCCACCGCATGCTGACCTTGCAGCGCGGCCGCTTGATCGGCGATGGGGAGGCCGGGCAATGA
- the ftsX gene encoding permease-like cell division protein FtsX, translated as MTTTRTPKVSERVAPKPADPQPAKKKHGDDDDGPDFRTLLHAWLESHRASLADSLRRLGKQPIGSFFTCLVMAVALSMPMGLSLLLKNVEKLGGSWQRAAQISLYLKLDAGSREGEALRDEIKGMPGVADALYVSREQALEEFQQQSGLGEALRELPDNPLPGVVVVTPTEVDKPALEALRQRLSELPRVEVAQLDLLWVERLAAILKLGDRFVFGLAVMLISALLLVIGNTIRLHIENRRTEIEVIKLVGGTDAYVRRPFLYMGALYGLGAGLLAWGILAFGLNWLNEAVVGLSGLYGSDFALGGVPASDGLSLLIGAVLLGYIGAWIAVARHLNELAPR; from the coding sequence ATGACCACTACACGCACACCAAAAGTTTCCGAGCGGGTCGCGCCGAAGCCGGCCGATCCGCAACCGGCAAAGAAAAAACACGGTGATGACGATGACGGCCCGGATTTCCGCACGCTGCTGCATGCCTGGCTGGAAAGCCACCGTGCCAGCCTGGCCGACAGCCTGCGCCGCCTGGGCAAGCAGCCGATCGGCAGCTTCTTCACCTGCCTGGTAATGGCGGTAGCGCTGAGCATGCCCATGGGCCTATCGCTACTGCTGAAGAACGTCGAGAAGCTTGGTGGCTCGTGGCAACGTGCCGCGCAGATTTCGCTGTACCTCAAGCTCGACGCCGGCAGCCGCGAAGGCGAGGCGCTGCGCGACGAGATCAAGGGCATGCCCGGTGTGGCTGACGCGCTGTATGTCAGCCGCGAGCAGGCGCTGGAGGAATTCCAGCAGCAGTCCGGCCTGGGCGAAGCCCTGCGTGAACTGCCCGACAACCCGCTGCCAGGCGTGGTCGTGGTGACCCCCACCGAGGTCGACAAACCGGCGCTGGAAGCCTTGCGTCAGCGCTTGTCCGAGCTGCCACGGGTCGAGGTGGCGCAGCTCGACCTGCTGTGGGTCGAGCGCCTGGCGGCGATTCTCAAGCTGGGTGACCGTTTCGTCTTCGGCCTGGCTGTAATGCTGATTTCTGCCTTGCTGTTAGTAATCGGTAACACAATTCGGCTACACATTGAAAACCGCCGCACAGAGATCGAAGTGATCAAGCTGGTCGGCGGCACCGACGCCTACGTGCGCCGGCCTTTCCTGTACATGGGCGCCCTGTATGGCCTGGGCGCGGGCTTGTTGGCGTGGGGTATCCTGGCGTTTGGCCTGAACTGGCTGAACGAGGCGGTGGTAGGGCTTTCCGGGCTGTACGGCAGTGACTTCGCCCTGGGCGGAGTGCCGGCGTCCGATGGTCTGTCGCTCTTGATCGGAGCGGTGCTGTTGGGGTATATCGGTGCATGGATTGCAGTCGCCCGCCACCTGAACGAGCTGGCGCCGCGATAG
- a CDS encoding pitrilysin family protein → MTDRPSPPTPTSAVQSLILENGLCVYLREDHRAPLVSVQLWYHVGSSYEPQGHTGLSHALEHLLFEGSSKLAPGDYSTLMTRLGGNPNAFTFSDATVFPLTLPANRVEIALEAMADVMASATLSDMPFARELAVVMAERRDNVDNNPLALALEHHHLLTYGDSGYGTPVIGHKIDLEHITPAAAKTWYRTWYHPNNATLAVAGDLTLAQLQTLVTRYFAEIPAYRLPTRQVPTGLANPAKRQQTLRLPGLYTGTVLGFNVPSQCTAKSVSQGYALRLLPEILANGHASRLQRLLVLDEPLLQGMRAVYEPWQRGDSMLAFYAFCSPHVTPEAAAERLMLEIEAFRQAAPTKQDLERAKARLLARQLFERDDISNQAHAIGKQAACGLDPVALDDEQQAIEAVTAEQVGQAAYEYLTESRAAMTFMYPRESAHA, encoded by the coding sequence ATGACCGATCGCCCCTCCCCGCCCACGCCAACCAGCGCGGTGCAATCCCTGATCCTCGAAAACGGCCTGTGTGTCTACCTGCGTGAAGACCACCGCGCCCCGCTGGTCAGCGTGCAGCTTTGGTATCACGTTGGGTCCAGTTACGAACCGCAAGGTCATACCGGCCTGTCCCACGCACTGGAACATTTGCTGTTCGAAGGCAGCAGCAAACTGGCGCCAGGCGACTATTCGACGCTCATGACCCGCCTGGGTGGCAATCCAAACGCCTTCACGTTCTCTGATGCCACGGTCTTCCCGCTAACATTGCCGGCCAACCGCGTGGAAATTGCCTTGGAGGCCATGGCCGATGTCATGGCCAGCGCCACCCTCAGCGATATGCCATTTGCCAGGGAGCTGGCAGTAGTCATGGCCGAGCGGCGTGATAATGTCGACAACAATCCGTTGGCGCTTGCGCTGGAGCATCACCACTTGCTGACCTATGGCGATTCCGGCTATGGCACGCCTGTGATTGGCCACAAAATCGATCTCGAGCATATAACGCCGGCGGCGGCAAAAACCTGGTACCGAACCTGGTATCACCCCAATAACGCCACACTCGCAGTAGCCGGCGACCTAACCCTGGCGCAGCTGCAAACACTCGTTACCAGGTATTTTGCTGAAATACCGGCTTATCGCCTCCCCACACGCCAGGTGCCGACGGGGCTCGCCAACCCGGCCAAACGCCAGCAGACACTGCGCCTGCCGGGTCTGTATACCGGCACTGTCCTCGGTTTCAACGTGCCCAGCCAATGCACCGCAAAGTCGGTCAGCCAAGGCTATGCACTGCGGTTACTGCCCGAAATTCTTGCCAATGGCCACGCCAGCAGGTTGCAGCGGCTGCTGGTGCTGGACGAGCCGCTCCTGCAAGGCATGCGGGCGGTCTATGAGCCTTGGCAACGCGGCGACAGCATGCTGGCCTTTTATGCGTTCTGCAGCCCCCACGTCACGCCAGAGGCCGCAGCCGAGCGCTTGATGCTCGAAATCGAAGCTTTTCGCCAAGCGGCGCCCACCAAACAGGACCTTGAACGCGCCAAGGCACGCCTGCTGGCCAGGCAACTGTTCGAAAGGGATGACATCAGCAACCAGGCGCACGCCATCGGCAAACAGGCAGCCTGCGGTCTGGACCCGGTCGCCCTGGATGACGAACAACAAGCCATAGAGGCGGTAACGGCCGAGCAAGTGGGCCAGGCTGCCTATGAATACCTTACCGAATCCCGAGCAGCCATGACCTTCATGTACCCCAGGGAGAGCGCTCATGCATGA
- the ftsY gene encoding signal recognition particle-docking protein FtsY has product MFGSNDDKKAPAEAGEKKGLFSWFRKKPQQPAEAGSPAHETQAVEQPAAAPVETPVGEAPQAAEPIQAPATPVQVEPQQLAEAAQPPVAQAPTPEPVASQPLQAPEPEAVASQPLLAPTPQPIASAPLQAAPVEPAAVVEPAAPVSNLVLPVAEEPVALVPDLEPKAPPAIPERPAPEPVVPVAVAAAPVEPAPAPAPVEQAKPGFFARLKQGLSKTSASIGEGMASLFLGKKVIDDDLLDEIETRLLTADVGVEATSTIVQNLTQKVARKQLADADALYKSLQEELAALLRPVEQPLLVQAQNKPYVILVVGVNGAGKTTTIGKLAKKLQLEGKKVMLAAGDTFRAAAVEQLQVWGERNQIPVIAQHTGADSASVIFDAVQAAKARGVDVLIADTAGRLHTKDNLMEELKKVRRVIGKLDAEAPHEVLLVLDAGTGQNAISQAKYFNQSVELTGLALTKLDGTAKGGVIFALAKQFKLPIRFIGVGEGIDDLRTFEAEPFVKALFAERD; this is encoded by the coding sequence ATGTTTGGTTCCAACGACGACAAAAAAGCACCGGCCGAGGCTGGTGAGAAGAAAGGCCTGTTCAGCTGGTTTCGCAAGAAGCCGCAGCAACCTGCGGAGGCGGGCTCGCCCGCGCACGAGACCCAAGCCGTCGAGCAGCCTGCAGCCGCTCCGGTAGAGACCCCTGTCGGCGAAGCGCCGCAGGCCGCTGAGCCCATCCAGGCACCCGCGACCCCGGTACAGGTCGAGCCGCAGCAGCTCGCCGAAGCCGCCCAACCCCCGGTAGCCCAGGCGCCGACACCCGAACCGGTGGCTTCCCAGCCGTTGCAGGCCCCCGAGCCTGAGGCGGTCGCTTCCCAGCCACTGCTGGCGCCAACGCCGCAGCCGATTGCATCCGCCCCCTTGCAGGCGGCTCCGGTCGAGCCTGCTGCCGTGGTCGAACCTGCTGCGCCAGTCAGCAACCTGGTACTGCCGGTTGCTGAAGAACCTGTGGCGCTGGTGCCGGACCTGGAGCCGAAGGCCCCACCCGCCATCCCGGAACGCCCGGCACCGGAGCCCGTCGTCCCTGTGGCTGTTGCCGCAGCGCCAGTCGAACCGGCACCGGCACCTGCACCGGTCGAGCAGGCCAAGCCCGGCTTCTTCGCACGCCTCAAGCAGGGCCTGTCGAAGACCAGCGCCAGCATCGGCGAGGGCATGGCCAGCCTGTTCCTGGGCAAGAAAGTCATCGATGACGACCTGCTCGACGAAATCGAGACCCGCTTGCTGACCGCCGACGTCGGCGTGGAAGCGACCTCGACCATCGTCCAGAACCTGACCCAGAAGGTCGCCCGCAAGCAGCTGGCCGACGCCGACGCCCTGTACAAATCGCTGCAGGAAGAACTGGCTGCGTTGCTGCGTCCCGTCGAACAGCCGCTGCTGGTGCAGGCGCAGAACAAGCCTTACGTGATTTTGGTGGTTGGCGTGAACGGCGCCGGCAAGACCACCACCATCGGCAAACTGGCCAAGAAGCTGCAACTCGAAGGCAAGAAAGTGATGCTGGCCGCCGGTGACACCTTCCGTGCCGCGGCGGTCGAGCAATTGCAGGTGTGGGGCGAGCGCAACCAGATCCCGGTGATCGCCCAGCACACCGGGGCCGACTCCGCCTCGGTGATCTTCGACGCCGTGCAGGCTGCCAAGGCCCGTGGCGTCGACGTGCTGATCGCCGATACCGCCGGCCGCCTGCATACCAAAGACAACCTGATGGAAGAGCTGAAGAAGGTCCGCCGGGTTATCGGCAAGCTCGACGCCGAAGCACCGCACGAGGTGCTGCTGGTGCTGGATGCCGGTACCGGCCAGAACGCCATCAGCCAAGCCAAGTACTTCAACCAGAGCGTCGAACTGACCGGCCTGGCCCTGACCAAGCTGGACGGCACCGCCAAGGGTGGGGTGATCTTTGCCCTGGCCAAGCAGTTCAAGCTGCCGATCCGCTTTATCGGTGTTGGTGAAGGCATCGACGACCTGCGCACCTTCGAAGCCGAGCCGTTCGTGAAGGCTCTGTTCGCCGAGCGAGACTGA
- a CDS encoding pitrilysin family protein: MNALARRAAGLLLGTLCLPLAAFAADVQPTHEFILDNGLKVVVREDHRAPVAVSQIWYKVGSSYETPGQTGLSHALEHMMFKGSAKVGPGEASRILRDIGAEENAFTSDDYTAYYQVLARDRLPVALELEADRLASLRLPADEFSREIEVIKEERRLRTDDQPNAKAFELFRAMAYPASGYHTPTIGWMADLERMKVEELRHWYESWYAPNNATLVVVGDVTVDEVKGLAQKYFGSIPRRAVPPAKLPLELAEPGQRQLTLHVRTQLPSLIYGFNVPGLATTKDPRTVHALRLISALLDGGYSARMPARLERGQELVAGASSSYNAFTRGDSLFLISATPNVQKNKSLADVEKGIWQLLDELKTSPPSAEELERVRAQVIAGLVYDRDSISSQATTIGQLETVGLSWKLIDSELDELERVTPQDIQNAARTYFTRERLSVAHVLPEESAHE, translated from the coding sequence ATGAATGCTCTAGCCCGCCGCGCCGCAGGCCTGTTGCTCGGCACGCTGTGCCTGCCGCTCGCAGCCTTCGCCGCCGATGTGCAACCCACCCACGAATTTATCCTCGACAATGGCCTGAAAGTGGTCGTGCGCGAGGACCATCGCGCCCCGGTGGCGGTTTCGCAGATCTGGTACAAGGTCGGCTCCAGCTACGAAACCCCGGGCCAGACCGGCTTGTCCCACGCCTTGGAACACATGATGTTCAAAGGCAGCGCCAAGGTCGGCCCTGGCGAAGCATCGCGCATCCTGCGGGATATCGGCGCCGAGGAAAACGCTTTCACCAGCGATGACTACACCGCCTATTACCAGGTACTGGCCCGTGACCGCCTGCCGGTGGCCCTGGAGCTGGAGGCCGACCGCCTGGCCAGCCTGCGCCTGCCGGCCGACGAGTTCAGCCGCGAAATCGAGGTGATCAAGGAAGAACGCCGCCTGCGCACCGACGACCAGCCCAACGCCAAGGCGTTCGAGCTGTTCCGCGCCATGGCCTACCCGGCCAGCGGCTACCACACCCCGACCATCGGCTGGATGGCCGACCTCGAGCGCATGAAGGTCGAGGAACTGCGGCACTGGTACGAATCCTGGTATGCCCCCAACAATGCCACCCTGGTCGTCGTCGGCGATGTCACCGTCGACGAGGTCAAGGGCCTGGCGCAGAAGTACTTCGGCAGCATCCCCAGGCGAGCCGTGCCGCCGGCCAAGCTGCCACTGGAACTGGCCGAACCCGGCCAGCGCCAGCTGACCCTGCACGTACGCACCCAACTGCCCAGCCTGATCTACGGCTTCAACGTCCCCGGCCTGGCCACCACCAAGGACCCGCGCACGGTGCACGCCCTGCGCCTGATCTCGGCGCTGCTCGACGGCGGCTACAGCGCCCGCATGCCGGCACGCCTGGAGCGTGGCCAGGAACTGGTGGCCGGGGCTTCGTCCAGCTACAACGCCTTTACCCGCGGCGACAGCCTTTTCCTGATCTCGGCCACGCCGAACGTGCAGAAAAACAAGTCCCTGGCGGACGTGGAAAAGGGCATCTGGCAGCTGCTGGATGAACTCAAGACCTCCCCGCCCAGCGCCGAGGAACTCGAGCGCGTGCGCGCCCAGGTCATTGCCGGCCTGGTCTACGATCGTGATTCCATCAGCAGCCAGGCCACCACCATCGGCCAGCTGGAAACCGTCGGCCTGTCCTGGAAGCTGATCGACAGCGAACTGGACGAGCTCGAGCGCGTCACTCCGCAGGACATCCAGAACGCCGCTCGCACCTACTTCACCCGCGAACGCCTGAGCGTTGCCCATGTACTGCCCGAGGAGTCCGCTCATGAGTGA
- a CDS encoding hydrolase — protein MPSSSATFRPAIGLSNPHLQTLWGPLWRKLPDLPRNRERLWLADGDFIDLDWHGPHQPHAPLVLVLHGLTGSSHSPYVKGLQQALQGCGWASVAVNWRGCSGEPNLLPRSYHSGASEDLAEIVGHLRAQRPLAPLYAVGYSLGGNVLLKYLGESGVASQLEAAVAVSVPFRLDHCADRIGQGFSKVYQAHFMREMLAYVQLKQRHFHDNGQHERLATLQQLGPLGKLRTFWDFDGKVTAPLNGFRDVHDYYRRSSSHFFLGSNRTPTLIIHSSDDPFVSDHSLPTARELAPQTRFELHKRGGHVGFVDGSLRNPGYYLERRIPQWLLQGQ, from the coding sequence ATGCCTAGTTCCAGTGCCACATTCCGCCCGGCCATCGGCCTGTCCAACCCTCACCTGCAAACCCTGTGGGGGCCACTGTGGCGCAAGCTGCCCGACCTTCCGCGCAACCGCGAGCGACTGTGGCTGGCCGATGGCGACTTCATCGACCTGGACTGGCACGGCCCGCACCAGCCCCATGCTCCCCTGGTACTGGTGCTGCACGGGTTGACCGGCTCATCGCATTCGCCCTACGTCAAAGGCTTGCAGCAGGCGTTGCAAGGCTGCGGCTGGGCCAGCGTGGCAGTCAACTGGCGTGGTTGTTCGGGCGAACCCAACCTGCTGCCGCGCAGCTACCATTCCGGTGCCAGCGAAGACCTCGCAGAAATCGTCGGCCATCTGCGTGCCCAGCGCCCCTTGGCACCGTTGTATGCGGTGGGCTACTCGCTGGGCGGTAACGTGCTGCTCAAGTACCTGGGTGAAAGCGGCGTCGCCAGCCAGCTGGAAGCGGCAGTGGCGGTGTCGGTGCCGTTTCGTCTGGACCATTGCGCCGACCGTATCGGCCAGGGATTCTCGAAGGTGTACCAGGCGCATTTCATGCGCGAGATGCTGGCGTACGTGCAGCTCAAGCAGCGGCACTTTCACGACAATGGCCAGCATGAACGGCTGGCGACACTGCAACAGCTGGGGCCGCTGGGCAAGTTGCGCACATTCTGGGACTTCGATGGCAAGGTCACTGCCCCACTGAACGGCTTTCGCGACGTGCACGACTACTATCGCCGCTCATCGAGCCACTTCTTCCTGGGCAGCAACCGCACGCCAACCCTCATCATCCATTCAAGCGATGACCCATTCGTTTCGGACCACAGCCTGCCCACGGCACGTGAGCTGGCGCCGCAGACCCGTTTCGAACTGCACAAACGGGGTGGCCACGTGGGGTTCGTCGATGGCAGCCTGCGCAACCCAGGGTATTACCTGGAGCGGCGGATTCCGCAGTGGCTGTTGCAAGGCCAATAA
- a CDS encoding pitrilysin family protein, translated as MHETTSTSPQSTLASSIGSSLLSTQGLDLDQFATLHTSVMGWTTKAGTGVKFIEARGLPIVDVVLRFKAGTSQDTDQPGLAALTLYMLDEGSQRHTAAQHAEHLERLGAITTKKIGLEHATLSLRSLANKARLDAALELFIDLAANPAFPPLALDKIKPQLQRLNASQERQPGVRARSEAFRHLFNGHPYGNYLGSTHQGVEAVTVQDLRWFHQCAYAASNLEMVMVGDLSLSEAQAIAQRISQALPQGWTATELPPVPAATSATINIEQPGTSTATLLALPMNVPANTAEFPALVLASEVLAGGLESRLMMELRQRRGLTYSVYSTIKPLSAGGVLAIEWEIAPRYVQASQALVETLLREFIDSGPTQAELQLARNQLAGDLLRAVAQNQSLASLLTEVTHQRQSGDHLNTYVERISAITPADVRSVMQLRLHLEQKVLVSVGPAVEQQPLPLTDQ; from the coding sequence ATGCATGAGACTACTTCGACCTCGCCACAATCAACCCTGGCCAGCAGCATCGGTAGCAGCTTGCTGTCCACCCAAGGGCTAGACCTGGACCAGTTCGCCACTTTGCACACGTCAGTCATGGGCTGGACCACGAAGGCTGGCACAGGCGTCAAGTTCATCGAAGCCCGCGGATTGCCAATCGTCGACGTGGTACTTCGTTTCAAGGCTGGCACCAGCCAGGACACTGACCAGCCCGGCCTGGCAGCCCTGACTCTCTATATGCTTGACGAGGGCAGCCAGCGGCATACAGCCGCCCAACATGCAGAGCACCTGGAGCGCCTGGGCGCGATCACGACCAAAAAGATAGGGCTGGAGCACGCCACGCTCAGTCTGCGCAGCCTTGCCAACAAGGCCAGGCTTGATGCTGCCCTGGAGCTGTTCATCGACCTGGCTGCCAACCCTGCGTTCCCGCCGCTTGCACTGGACAAGATAAAACCGCAATTACAACGGCTGAACGCATCTCAAGAACGGCAGCCTGGCGTGAGGGCGCGCAGTGAAGCATTTCGTCATCTATTCAATGGCCACCCTTATGGCAATTATCTGGGAAGCACCCATCAAGGAGTGGAAGCGGTAACGGTCCAGGACCTGCGCTGGTTCCATCAGTGTGCCTATGCTGCCAGCAACCTCGAAATGGTCATGGTGGGAGACCTTTCCTTGAGCGAAGCCCAAGCTATCGCGCAGAGGATCAGCCAGGCCCTTCCCCAAGGCTGGACAGCCACTGAGTTGCCTCCCGTACCCGCGGCAACCAGCGCAACGATCAACATCGAGCAGCCCGGGACAAGTACTGCAACCTTGCTTGCACTGCCCATGAATGTGCCTGCCAACACCGCTGAATTTCCAGCCCTGGTATTGGCTAGCGAGGTACTTGCAGGAGGCCTCGAGTCCCGCTTGATGATGGAGTTGCGTCAACGTCGCGGCCTTACTTATTCGGTCTACAGCACGATAAAGCCATTGAGCGCCGGAGGCGTGTTGGCCATTGAATGGGAAATCGCGCCCCGATACGTTCAAGCTTCTCAGGCCCTGGTGGAAACCTTGCTGCGCGAGTTCATCGACAGCGGGCCGACCCAGGCGGAATTGCAGCTCGCTCGCAACCAACTGGCAGGTGACTTGCTGCGTGCCGTTGCGCAAAACCAGAGCCTGGCATCTTTGCTTACCGAAGTTACCCACCAACGCCAGTCCGGCGATCATCTGAACACCTACGTCGAGCGCATCAGTGCAATCACCCCGGCAGATGTGCGCTCGGTCATGCAACTTCGGCTGCATCTCGAGCAAAAGGTGCTGGTCAGTGTCGGCCCTGCCGTCGAGCAGCAGCCGTTGCCGCTTACCGACCAATAG
- a CDS encoding pitrilysin family protein: MSDRRTPRPPLLASGVRALALAAVLAGPAMADNLAKAESNAARPANTLQSLAELDGKAPSRRQLNIQHWNTAEGARVLFVEARELPMFDLRVTFAAGSSQDGGVPGLAALTNAMLNEGVAGKDVTAIAEGFEGLGADFGNGSYRDMAVASLRSLSAKDKREPALKLFTEVAGKPTFPEDALKRIKNQMLAGFEYDKQNPGKIAGKALFANLYGEHPYAHPSDGTPEGIKGISLAQLRAFHAKAYTGGNAVIALVGDLSRAEAESIAAQVSAGLPKGPALAAPPQPAETYATLNHVDFPTAQTHLMLAALGIDRQDPDWPALSLGNQILGGGAFGTRLMSEVREKRGLTYGVYSAFSPMQVRGPFMINLQTRAELSEGTLKLVQGILADYLKTGPTQQELDDAKRELAGSFPLSNASNASIVGQLGAIGFYNLPLTWLEDFMQQSQALTVEQVRAAMNKHLSADKLVMVTVGPKVPQKPLPAPTDKPSEQALGVPEH; this comes from the coding sequence ATGAGTGATCGCCGCACACCACGCCCCCCCCTGCTGGCCAGCGGCGTCCGTGCCCTGGCGCTGGCGGCCGTGCTGGCCGGTCCGGCCATGGCCGACAACCTCGCCAAGGCCGAAAGCAACGCCGCACGCCCGGCCAACACCTTGCAGTCGCTGGCAGAGCTGGATGGCAAGGCTCCCAGCCGGCGCCAGCTGAACATCCAGCACTGGAACACCGCTGAAGGCGCCCGGGTATTGTTCGTCGAAGCCCGCGAACTGCCCATGTTCGACCTGCGCGTGACCTTCGCTGCCGGCAGCAGCCAGGACGGCGGCGTGCCAGGCCTGGCGGCCCTGACCAACGCCATGCTCAACGAAGGCGTGGCCGGCAAGGACGTGACCGCCATTGCCGAAGGCTTCGAAGGCCTGGGCGCAGACTTTGGCAATGGTTCCTACCGCGACATGGCCGTGGCCTCGCTGCGCAGCCTCAGCGCCAAGGACAAGCGTGAACCGGCGTTGAAACTGTTTACCGAGGTGGCTGGCAAACCGACCTTCCCGGAAGATGCCCTCAAGCGCATCAAGAACCAGATGCTGGCCGGCTTCGAATACGACAAGCAGAATCCCGGCAAGATCGCTGGCAAGGCGCTGTTCGCCAACCTTTACGGCGAGCATCCCTATGCCCACCCAAGCGACGGCACTCCCGAAGGCATCAAAGGTATAAGCCTGGCACAATTGCGTGCCTTCCATGCCAAGGCCTACACCGGCGGCAATGCAGTCATCGCCCTGGTCGGCGACCTCAGCCGCGCCGAAGCCGAAAGCATCGCCGCCCAAGTGTCTGCAGGCCTGCCCAAGGGCCCGGCACTGGCAGCACCGCCCCAACCCGCTGAAACGTATGCAACCCTCAACCATGTAGATTTTCCGACTGCGCAAACCCACCTGATGCTGGCCGCACTCGGTATCGACCGTCAGGACCCGGACTGGCCAGCGCTGTCGCTGGGCAACCAGATACTCGGTGGCGGTGCCTTCGGTACCCGGCTGATGAGTGAGGTGCGGGAAAAGCGCGGCCTGACATACGGTGTGTACTCGGCGTTCAGCCCGATGCAGGTCCGCGGCCCGTTCATGATCAACCTGCAGACCCGTGCCGAGCTGAGCGAAGGTACGCTCAAGCTGGTGCAAGGCATTCTCGCCGACTACCTCAAGACCGGCCCCACCCAGCAGGAGCTGGACGACGCCAAGCGCGAGCTGGCCGGCAGCTTCCCGCTGTCCAATGCCAGCAATGCCAGCATCGTCGGCCAACTGGGCGCCATTGGCTTCTACAACCTGCCGCTGACCTGGCTGGAGGACTTCATGCAGCAGTCCCAGGCACTTACCGTCGAACAGGTCAGGGCAGCCATGAACAAACACCTGTCAGCGGATAAACTGGTGATGGTCACCGTTGGCCCGAAAGTGCCACAAAAGCCGCTGCCAGCACCTACTGACAAACCCTCCGAGCAAGCGCTCGGGGTACCGGAGCACTAA
- the rsmD gene encoding 16S rRNA (guanine(966)-N(2))-methyltransferase RsmD: MHPPARPQPGQSKGQGHLRIIAGEWRSRRLAVPDGEGLRPTPDRVRETLFNWLAPHIEGARVLDAFTGSGALVLEALSRGAEDAVALDSNPAAIANLKNNLEILRCPRGQILQTDALRYLQGPAKQQFDVVFLDPPFHQDLLANTCNLLEQNQWLHQQAWVYTESETAPSTLQLPGNWRLHREKKTGQVYYALWQRG, translated from the coding sequence ATCCATCCTCCCGCCCGCCCGCAACCGGGTCAGAGCAAGGGCCAGGGCCACCTGCGCATCATCGCCGGCGAATGGCGCAGCCGCCGCCTGGCGGTTCCGGATGGCGAAGGCCTGCGGCCAACGCCTGACCGCGTGCGCGAAACCCTGTTCAACTGGCTGGCCCCTCACATCGAGGGCGCACGTGTGCTAGACGCGTTTACCGGCAGCGGTGCCCTGGTGCTCGAAGCCTTGTCCCGCGGAGCCGAGGACGCCGTGGCGCTGGACAGCAACCCGGCCGCCATCGCCAACCTGAAGAACAACCTCGAAATCCTGCGTTGCCCACGCGGACAGATCCTGCAGACCGATGCCCTGCGCTATCTGCAGGGTCCGGCCAAGCAGCAGTTCGACGTGGTGTTCCTCGATCCGCCGTTTCATCAGGACCTGCTGGCCAACACCTGCAACCTGCTGGAGCAGAACCAGTGGCTGCATCAACAGGCCTGGGTCTATACCGAAAGCGAAACCGCGCCGTCGACCTTGCAGCTGCCTGGCAACTGGCGCCTGCACCGCGAGAAGAAAACCGGCCAGGTGTACTACGCACTCTGGCAGCGGGGCTGA